One Pseudomonas abieticivorans genomic region harbors:
- a CDS encoding response regulator transcription factor — protein MSPAIMQPPTILAIEDDPVLGAYVHEQLGRCGFQVTWCQDGRDGLALARGQAFDVVLMDVLLPGMNGLDVLQHLRERSATPVILMSALGSESDRINGFRRGADDYLPKPFSVDELHVRVEAILRRVAMERRRSEPEAVTMAPLDDLHLDAELFDACLGGQYAGLTRSEYRLLETLDRHPEEVLSKAFLYQHVLQRGYAQHDRSLDMHVSQIRRKLKAMGYLERQVRTVWGKGYVLTACAEEQ, from the coding sequence ATGAGTCCCGCGATCATGCAGCCCCCCACCATACTGGCCATCGAAGATGACCCTGTCCTCGGCGCGTACGTGCACGAGCAGTTGGGCCGTTGCGGTTTTCAGGTGACCTGGTGCCAGGACGGCCGGGATGGCCTGGCCCTGGCCCGCGGCCAGGCCTTCGACGTGGTGCTGATGGACGTGCTGCTGCCCGGCATGAACGGCCTGGACGTGCTGCAGCATCTGCGCGAGCGCTCGGCCACGCCGGTGATCCTGATGTCGGCACTGGGCTCGGAAAGCGATCGCATCAATGGCTTCCGGCGCGGCGCCGATGACTATTTGCCCAAACCGTTCAGCGTCGACGAGCTGCACGTGCGGGTGGAAGCCATCCTGCGCCGGGTGGCGATGGAGCGCCGGCGCAGTGAACCAGAAGCGGTCACGATGGCCCCGTTGGATGACCTGCACCTGGATGCCGAGCTGTTCGACGCGTGCCTGGGCGGTCAGTACGCGGGTCTCACACGCAGTGAATATCGCTTGCTGGAAACCCTCGATCGCCACCCCGAAGAGGTGTTGAGTAAAGCGTTTCTGTACCAGCACGTGTTGCAGCGCGGCTACGCCCAGCATGACCGCAGCCTGGACATGCACGTCAGCCAGATCCGCCGCAAGCTCAAGGCCATGGGCTACCTGGAGCGTCAAGTTCGCACGGTGTGGGGCAAGGGCTATGTGCTCACGGCCTGCGCCGAGGAGCAGTAA
- a CDS encoding sensor histidine kinase: protein MPGKHSLFWKLVTLLVGFCLLMIWLSLSWGRYAETQNAFLSREARTALGAYAGEAEQAWTRGGEPALDAWLAGMGAREKAFVGVIGRDLQALGSVPLSDAQTQRLTFLRGLDWPVSRHSTTPPWLKIPFPNDPSLGAVVMQLPERFQPGRYALVWHILITGLVPGLFTVLLCVGLYRMLIAPLNQLREQANAWRADQLHKRLSRQTVSRPDELGELGRAFDHMAERLQSTVALQQQLLRDLSHELRTPLSRLRVACDSEQELGGLRARLAREVDGMQRLVEDTLQLAWLDAERTPQAQEAIQVQALWEMVAEDARFESAWPAHQLECAVPAECWVQGNLNSLAQAMENILRNAIRHSPPGGRVTLQGRRTGSTWHLWLEDEGGGVAEADLERIFDPFIRLDGSRPGHGGFGLGLSIARNAVAHQGGRLWAQNGGNGLRLNLLLNAAYS from the coding sequence ATGCCGGGCAAGCATTCACTGTTCTGGAAGCTTGTGACCCTGCTGGTGGGGTTTTGCCTGTTGATGATCTGGTTGAGCCTGTCGTGGGGGCGCTACGCGGAAACCCAGAACGCTTTCCTGTCACGCGAGGCACGCACCGCCCTGGGCGCTTACGCCGGGGAAGCGGAGCAGGCCTGGACCCGCGGTGGCGAGCCGGCGCTGGACGCCTGGCTGGCCGGCATGGGGGCGCGCGAAAAAGCCTTTGTCGGGGTGATCGGCCGCGACCTGCAAGCGCTGGGCAGCGTGCCATTGAGCGATGCCCAGACCCAGCGCCTGACGTTTCTGCGTGGGTTGGACTGGCCCGTCAGCCGCCACTCCACCACGCCGCCGTGGCTGAAAATCCCCTTTCCCAACGATCCCTCCCTGGGCGCGGTGGTGATGCAATTGCCCGAGCGGTTCCAGCCTGGGCGCTACGCGCTGGTCTGGCACATCCTGATCACGGGCCTGGTGCCGGGGCTGTTTACCGTGCTGTTGTGCGTAGGCCTGTACCGCATGCTGATCGCCCCCTTGAACCAGCTTCGCGAACAGGCCAATGCCTGGCGTGCCGATCAACTGCATAAACGCCTGTCGCGACAAACCGTGAGCCGCCCGGACGAACTGGGTGAACTGGGCCGGGCGTTCGACCACATGGCCGAGCGCCTGCAAAGCACCGTGGCCCTGCAGCAGCAACTGCTGCGCGACCTGTCCCACGAACTGCGCACGCCGCTGAGCCGCTTGCGGGTGGCCTGCGACAGTGAACAGGAACTGGGTGGCCTACGCGCTCGCCTGGCCCGTGAGGTGGACGGCATGCAGCGCCTGGTCGAGGACACCCTGCAACTGGCCTGGCTGGACGCCGAGCGCACGCCGCAGGCCCAGGAGGCGATCCAGGTGCAGGCGCTGTGGGAAATGGTGGCCGAGGACGCCCGGTTCGAAAGCGCTTGGCCCGCGCATCAATTGGAATGCGCGGTGCCCGCCGAGTGCTGGGTGCAGGGCAATCTCAACAGCTTGGCCCAGGCTATGGAGAACATCCTGCGCAATGCCATCCGCCATTCGCCGCCCGGTGGTCGGGTCACCTTGCAGGGGCGTCGCACCGGCAGCACCTGGCACCTGTGGCTGGAAGACGAAGGCGGCGGGGTGGCCGAGGCCGACCTTGAGCGGATTTTCGACCCCTTCATCCGCCTGGACGGCTCGCGGCCCGGCCACGGCGGCTTTGGCCTGGGCCTGAGCATCGCGCGCAATGCCGTGGCCCATCAGGGTGGCCGCCTGTGGGCACAGAACGGCGGCAACGGGCTGCGCTTGAACCTGTTGTTGAATGCCGCTTATAGCTGA
- the def gene encoding peptide deformylase, whose translation MIRDILKMGDERLLRIAPAVPASMFGSQALDDLIADMFQTMEHVGGVGLAAPQIGIDLQLVIFGFERSERYPDAEPVPQTVLLNPLITPLGPLTEEGWEGCLSVPGLRGAVDRYEHIRYEGFDLQGNPILREARGFHARVVQHECDHLIGRLYPSRISDFSKFGFTEVLFPGLDPAGDD comes from the coding sequence ATGATTCGTGACATCCTGAAAATGGGCGATGAGCGCTTGTTGCGTATCGCCCCTGCGGTACCCGCCTCGATGTTCGGCAGCCAAGCGCTGGACGACTTGATTGCCGACATGTTCCAGACCATGGAACACGTGGGCGGCGTGGGCCTGGCGGCGCCGCAGATCGGCATCGACCTGCAATTGGTGATCTTCGGCTTCGAGCGCAGCGAGCGCTACCCCGACGCCGAGCCGGTGCCGCAAACCGTGCTGCTCAACCCCCTGATCACCCCGCTTGGCCCGTTGACCGAGGAGGGCTGGGAAGGCTGTTTGTCAGTACCGGGGCTGCGCGGGGCGGTGGATCGTTACGAGCATATTCGCTACGAAGGCTTCGACCTGCAGGGCAATCCCATCCTGCGCGAGGCGCGAGGGTTTCATGCGCGTGTGGTGCAGCACGAGTGCGATCACCTGATCGGGCGGTTGTACCCCTCGCGCATCAGTGACTTCAGCAAATTCGGATTTACCGAGGTGCTGTTCCCGGGGTTGGACCCCGCTGGCGACGATTGA
- the mazG gene encoding nucleoside triphosphate pyrophosphohydrolase, translating to MYTLQDLLALMARLRDPVYGCPWDIKQTYASIIPYTLEEAYEVADAIERSDFEHLQGELGDLLFQVVYYSQLAREEGRFEFDGVVDSITRKLIRRHPHVFPTGDLYAPLDVPKLSEAQVKLRWDEIKAQERAEKAVAPQQLSLLDDVPVALPAMARAGKLQKRAGSVGFDWPQALPVLDKVREELDEVLEAMADNDSAALADEVGDLLFSVVNLARHLKVDPENALRGANRKFERRFRFIEQALRDTLRPIENCTLEELDALWGEAKRQEKNLPSCG from the coding sequence ATGTACACACTCCAAGACTTGCTTGCCCTGATGGCCCGTTTGCGCGACCCCGTGTACGGTTGCCCCTGGGACATCAAGCAAACCTACGCCAGCATCATCCCCTACACCCTGGAGGAAGCCTACGAGGTGGCCGACGCCATCGAGCGCAGCGACTTCGAGCATTTGCAGGGTGAGTTGGGCGACCTGCTGTTCCAGGTGGTGTATTACAGCCAACTGGCGCGCGAAGAAGGCCGGTTTGAGTTCGATGGCGTGGTCGACAGCATTACCCGCAAGCTGATCCGCCGCCACCCGCACGTGTTCCCCACGGGCGACTTGTACGCGCCACTGGATGTGCCCAAGCTCAGCGAAGCGCAGGTCAAGCTGCGCTGGGACGAGATCAAGGCCCAGGAGCGCGCCGAAAAGGCCGTGGCCCCCCAGCAGCTGTCATTGCTGGATGACGTACCCGTGGCCCTGCCGGCCATGGCCCGCGCCGGCAAGCTGCAAAAGCGTGCGGGCAGCGTGGGCTTTGATTGGCCCCAGGCGTTACCGGTGCTGGACAAGGTGCGCGAAGAGCTGGATGAAGTGCTGGAGGCGATGGCTGACAATGACAGCGCGGCCCTGGCCGATGAGGTCGGTGACCTGCTGTTTTCGGTGGTCAACCTGGCCCGTCACCTCAAGGTCGACCCGGAAAACGCCCTGCGTGGCGCCAACCGGAAATTTGAGCGACGCTTTCGTTTCATCGAACAGGCATTGCGCGATACCCTGCGTCCCATTGAAAATTGCACCCTCGAAGAATTGGACGCCCTGTGGGGCGAAGCCAAACGTCAGGAAAAGAACCTGCCCAGCTGTGGCTGA
- the relA gene encoding GTP diphosphokinase, whose translation MVQVRAHQPINTDGSINLDAWLDHIVSVDLALDREALKTACEFALVAEQQGNTAKHSWADGTSCFQAGLEIAEILADLKLDQDTLVAAVIYRAVREGRVTLADVSERFGPVVSKLVDGVLRMAAISASLSPRQSLVLGSQGQVENLRKMLVAMVDDVRVALIKLAERTCAIRAVKNADEEKRNRVAREVFDIYAPLAHRLGIGHIKWELEDLSFRYLEPDQYKQIAKLLHERRLDRERFITDVMTQLQNELLATGVKADISGRAKHIYSIWRKMQRKGLEFSQIYDVRAVRVLVPEMRDCYTALGIVHTLWRHIPKEFDDYIANPKENGYRSLHTAVIGPEGKVLEVQIRTHAMHEEAELGVCAHWRYKGTDVKSGSNHYEEKISWLRQVLEWHEELGDIGGLAEQLRVDIEPDRVYVFTPDGHAIDLPKGATPLDFAYRVHTEIGHNCRGAKINGRIVPLNYSLQTGEQVEIITSKHGTPSRDWLNSNLGYVTTSRARAKIVHWFKLQARDQNVAAGKTLLERELSRLGLPQVDFEQLAEKANHKTAEDMFAALGAGDLRLAHLVNSAQQLVEPERGNEQLELIPRKATGYKPGKRGDIQIQGVGNLMTQMAGCCQPLPGDAIVGYITQGRGVSIHRQDCASVLQLSGREPERIIQVSWGPVPVLTYPVDIIIRAYDRSGLLRDVSQVLLNERINVLAVNTRSNKEDNTALMSLTIEIPGLDALGRLLGRISQLPNIIETRRNRTP comes from the coding sequence ATGGTACAGGTGAGAGCACACCAGCCGATCAACACCGACGGCAGTATCAATCTCGATGCATGGCTCGATCATATCGTCAGTGTCGATCTGGCGCTGGACCGTGAGGCCCTCAAGACCGCCTGCGAATTCGCCTTGGTGGCCGAGCAACAAGGCAACACGGCCAAGCATTCCTGGGCCGACGGGACTTCGTGTTTCCAGGCTGGCCTGGAAATCGCCGAAATCCTCGCCGACCTCAAGCTGGACCAGGACACCCTGGTGGCTGCGGTCATCTACCGCGCCGTGCGTGAAGGCCGGGTGACCCTGGCCGACGTCAGCGAGCGCTTTGGCCCGGTGGTCAGCAAACTGGTGGACGGCGTGCTGCGCATGGCCGCCATCAGCGCGTCCCTGAGCCCGCGCCAGTCGCTGGTGCTGGGCAGCCAGGGGCAGGTCGAGAACCTGCGCAAGATGCTCGTGGCCATGGTCGACGACGTGCGCGTGGCGCTGATCAAGCTGGCCGAACGCACCTGTGCGATCCGCGCGGTGAAGAACGCCGACGAAGAAAAGCGCAACCGTGTCGCCCGCGAGGTGTTCGACATCTACGCGCCGTTGGCCCACCGCTTGGGCATCGGTCATATCAAGTGGGAGTTGGAGGACCTGTCCTTCCGCTACCTGGAGCCCGATCAGTACAAGCAGATCGCCAAGTTGCTGCACGAGCGGCGGCTGGATCGCGAGCGCTTCATCACCGACGTGATGACCCAATTGCAGAACGAGTTGCTGGCCACCGGGGTCAAGGCCGATATCAGCGGCCGCGCCAAGCACATCTATTCGATCTGGCGCAAAATGCAGCGCAAGGGCCTGGAGTTCAGCCAGATCTACGACGTGCGTGCAGTGCGCGTGCTGGTGCCGGAAATGCGCGACTGTTACACCGCGCTGGGTATCGTGCACACCCTGTGGCGGCACATCCCCAAGGAATTCGACGACTACATCGCCAACCCCAAGGAAAACGGCTACCGCTCGCTGCACACTGCGGTGATCGGCCCTGAGGGCAAGGTGTTGGAGGTGCAGATCCGCACCCATGCCATGCATGAGGAGGCGGAGCTGGGCGTGTGTGCGCATTGGCGCTACAAGGGCACCGACGTCAAGTCCGGGTCCAACCATTACGAAGAGAAAATTTCCTGGCTGCGCCAAGTGCTCGAATGGCACGAAGAGCTGGGCGACATCGGCGGCCTGGCCGAACAGTTACGCGTGGACATCGAGCCCGATCGCGTCTACGTGTTCACCCCCGACGGCCACGCTATCGACCTGCCCAAGGGCGCCACCCCGCTGGACTTCGCCTACCGGGTACACACCGAGATCGGCCACAATTGCCGTGGCGCCAAGATCAACGGGCGCATCGTGCCGCTCAACTACAGCCTGCAGACCGGCGAGCAGGTCGAGATCATCACCAGCAAGCACGGCACGCCAAGCCGCGACTGGTTGAACTCCAACCTGGGCTACGTGACCACCTCGCGGGCGCGGGCCAAGATCGTCCACTGGTTCAAGTTGCAGGCACGCGATCAGAACGTCGCCGCTGGCAAAACCTTGCTTGAGCGCGAACTCAGCCGCCTGGGCCTGCCGCAGGTGGACTTCGAGCAGTTGGCCGAAAAAGCCAATCACAAGACCGCCGAGGATATGTTCGCGGCACTGGGGGCAGGGGACCTGCGCCTGGCGCACCTGGTCAATTCGGCCCAGCAACTGGTCGAACCGGAGCGCGGCAACGAACAGCTGGAACTGATTCCGCGCAAGGCCACCGGCTACAAGCCCGGCAAGCGCGGCGACATCCAGATCCAGGGCGTGGGCAACCTGATGACGCAAATGGCCGGCTGCTGCCAGCCACTGCCGGGCGACGCCATCGTCGGCTACATCACCCAGGGCCGCGGCGTGAGCATTCACCGTCAGGACTGCGCCTCGGTGCTGCAACTGTCGGGGCGTGAGCCTGAGCGCATCATCCAGGTCAGCTGGGGCCCGGTGCCGGTGCTCACGTACCCGGTGGACATCATCATCCGCGCCTACGACCGTTCCGGTTTGCTGCGTGACGTCTCCCAGGTGTTGCTCAACGAGCGCATCAACGTGCTGGCGGTGAACACCCGCTCCAACAAGGAAGACAACACCGCGCTGATGTCCCTGACCATCGAGATTCCCGGGCTTGATGCGCTGGGCCGGTTGTTGGGGCGCATCTCGCAGTTGCCGAACATTATCGAGACGCGGCGTAACAGGACGCCTTGA
- a CDS encoding response regulator, whose protein sequence is MLRKLGIKGRVVLLALLPASLIALLLGGYFTWLQQNELQSQLLRRGEMIAEQLAPLVAQGLAHNDAQLLERIATQALEQADVRTVSFLAPDRTPLAHAGPSMLNPVPVGSSTHLLQRTGNDATRYLMPVFGHHRDLAGDVVPSEEDRLLGWVEVELSHDGTLLRGYRSLFASLLLIITGLVATAALALRMSRGINEPIRQIKHAVTQLKDGNLESRLPALGSHELDELAAGINRMAETLQGSQEELQHSVDQATEDVRQNLETIEIQNIELDMARKEALEASRIKSEFLANMSHEIRTPLNGILGFTHLLQKSELTPRQFDYLGTIEKSAGSLLAIINEILDFSKIEAGKLVLDSIPFNLRDLLQDTMTILAPAAHAKDLELVSLVYRDTPLSLIGDPLRLKQILTNLVSNAIKFTREGTIVARAMLEDENEDGVQLRISVQDTGIGLSKQDVRALFQAFSQADNSLSRQPGGTGLGLVISKRLIEQMGGEIGVDSTPGEGSEFWVSLRLPKARDDVEDLPAAPLLGRRVAIVESHELARQALQHQLQDCGLEVIPFANLEKLNVGITAAHLAHHPIDLAVLGITHHEVGPTVLAQHLTDIEQQGCHVLVLCPTTEQLLFQAAVPHHHSQLQAKPACTRKLRRSLSDLINPKRLRSELHEPLGNRAPKVLCVDDNPANLLLVQTLLEDLGAEVLAVDTGLAAIKAVQDDSFDLVLMDVQMPDMDGRETTEKIRLWESGHSGTALPIVALTAHAMANEKRALLQSGMDDYLTKPISERQLAQVVLKWTGLVLRQHTSERLEEVPVQASEPLVLDPEEGLRLAAGKADLAADMLAMLLASLDEERVAIREARDSQDQTAMIERVHRLHGATRYCGVPQLRAACLRSETLLKQGDPTAMVALDELEIAITRLEEQARESA, encoded by the coding sequence GTGCTGAGAAAATTGGGGATCAAGGGCCGCGTGGTGCTGCTGGCGCTGCTGCCGGCCAGCCTGATCGCGCTGCTGCTGGGCGGCTATTTCACCTGGCTGCAACAAAACGAACTGCAGTCGCAGTTGTTGCGCCGTGGCGAAATGATCGCCGAACAGTTGGCCCCGCTGGTCGCCCAGGGCCTGGCGCATAACGACGCGCAACTGCTCGAACGCATTGCCACCCAGGCTCTGGAGCAGGCCGACGTGCGCACCGTGTCGTTCCTGGCGCCCGACCGCACGCCGTTGGCCCACGCCGGCCCGAGCATGCTCAACCCGGTGCCGGTCGGCAGCAGCACGCACTTGCTGCAGCGCACCGGCAATGACGCCACCCGCTATTTGATGCCGGTGTTCGGCCACCACCGCGACCTGGCCGGCGACGTCGTGCCCAGCGAAGAGGACCGCCTGCTGGGCTGGGTGGAAGTGGAACTGTCCCACGACGGCACCCTGCTGCGAGGTTACCGCAGCCTGTTCGCCAGCTTGTTGCTGATCATCACCGGGCTGGTTGCCACCGCGGCCCTGGCGCTGCGCATGAGCCGCGGCATCAACGAGCCGATCCGGCAGATCAAGCACGCGGTCACCCAACTCAAGGACGGCAACCTGGAAAGCCGCCTGCCGGCCTTGGGCAGCCACGAACTGGACGAACTGGCCGCCGGGATCAACCGCATGGCCGAAACCCTGCAAGGCTCCCAAGAAGAATTGCAGCACAGCGTCGACCAGGCCACCGAGGACGTGCGCCAGAACCTGGAAACCATCGAGATCCAGAACATCGAACTGGACATGGCGCGCAAGGAAGCCCTGGAAGCCAGCCGCATCAAGTCTGAATTCCTCGCCAACATGAGCCACGAGATCCGCACTCCGCTCAACGGCATCCTGGGCTTTACCCACCTGCTGCAGAAAAGCGAGCTGACCCCGCGCCAGTTCGACTACTTGGGCACCATTGAAAAGTCGGCCGGCAGCCTGCTGGCGATCATTAACGAGATCCTCGACTTCTCCAAGATCGAAGCCGGCAAGCTGGTGCTCGACAGCATCCCGTTCAACCTGCGCGACCTGTTGCAGGACACCATGACCATCCTCGCCCCGGCCGCCCATGCCAAAGACCTGGAGCTGGTGAGCCTGGTGTACCGCGACACGCCGCTGTCGCTGATCGGCGACCCGCTGCGGCTCAAGCAAATACTCACCAACCTGGTCAGCAACGCGATCAAGTTCACCCGTGAAGGCACCATCGTCGCGCGGGCCATGCTCGAGGACGAAAACGAAGACGGCGTGCAACTGCGCATCAGCGTGCAGGACACCGGCATCGGTTTGTCCAAGCAGGATGTGCGCGCGCTGTTCCAGGCCTTCAGCCAGGCCGACAACTCACTGTCGCGCCAGCCGGGCGGCACGGGCCTGGGCCTGGTGATTTCCAAGCGCCTGATCGAGCAGATGGGCGGCGAGATCGGCGTCGACAGCACGCCCGGAGAAGGTTCGGAGTTCTGGGTCAGCCTGCGCCTGCCCAAGGCCCGCGACGATGTCGAAGACCTGCCAGCGGCACCGTTGCTGGGCCGCCGCGTGGCCATCGTCGAAAGCCATGAACTGGCGCGCCAGGCCTTGCAGCACCAACTGCAGGACTGCGGCCTGGAGGTAATCCCCTTCGCCAACCTGGAAAAACTCAACGTTGGCATTACCGCCGCGCACCTGGCCCACCACCCCATCGACCTGGCGGTGCTGGGCATTACCCACCACGAAGTGGGCCCCACCGTCCTGGCTCAGCACCTGACGGACATCGAGCAACAAGGCTGCCATGTGTTGGTGCTGTGCCCGACCACCGAGCAGTTGCTATTCCAGGCCGCGGTACCCCATCACCACAGCCAGTTGCAGGCAAAGCCTGCCTGCACGCGCAAGCTGCGCCGCAGCCTGAGCGACCTGATCAACCCCAAGCGGCTGCGCAGCGAGCTCCACGAGCCGCTGGGCAACCGCGCACCCAAAGTGCTCTGCGTGGACGACAACCCGGCCAACCTGCTGCTGGTACAAACCCTGCTCGAAGACCTGGGCGCCGAAGTGCTGGCGGTGGACACCGGCCTCGCTGCGATCAAAGCGGTGCAGGACGACAGCTTCGACCTGGTGCTGATGGACGTGCAGATGCCCGACATGGATGGCCGGGAGACCACCGAGAAGATCCGCCTGTGGGAAAGCGGGCATTCCGGCACGGCGCTGCCCATCGTGGCGCTGACCGCCCATGCCATGGCTAATGAAAAGCGCGCGCTGCTGCAAAGTGGCATGGACGATTACCTGACCAAGCCTATCAGCGAACGCCAGTTGGCCCAGGTGGTGTTGAAGTGGACCGGCCTGGTGCTGCGCCAGCACACCAGCGAAAGGCTTGAGGAAGTGCCGGTGCAAGCCAGCGAGCCGTTGGTGCTAGACCCCGAGGAAGGCCTGCGCCTGGCGGCCGGCAAGGCCGACTTGGCCGCCGACATGTTGGCGATGCTGCTGGCATCGCTGGACGAAGAGCGCGTGGCCATCCGCGAAGCCCGCGACAGCCAGGACCAGACGGCGATGATCGAACGCGTGCACCGCCTGCATGGCGCCACCCGTTATTGCGGGGTGCCACAGTTGCGTGCAGCGTGTTTGCGCAGCGAGACCTTGCTCAAGCAGGGGGACCCCACGGCCATGGTGGCGCTGGATGAGTTGGAAATAGCGATTACGCGGTTGGAAGAGCAGGCGCGGGAGAGTGCCTGA
- the rlmD gene encoding 23S rRNA (uracil(1939)-C(5))-methyltransferase RlmD, whose translation MAKKPTGLRFQPAGGQRAVQVPTGKKQRLTIERLSNDGRGVAFLEGRTWFVTGALAGEDVDVRVLNAHGKVVEARTEKVHAANPMRRPAPCARADVCGGCSVQHLPHDEQLALKQRMLAEQLQRAGNIVPEQWAQPLVGPELGYRRRARIAVRWDVKAKRLDVGFRAKASQDIVAIDDCPVLVQPLQPIMRGLPELLRRFSKPQVIGHVELFAGTALAVLLRHTAPLNDHDLNVLKQFCAEHGAQLWLHGDGEPAPQDPNQPLGFALEPWHLTLAYRPGDFVQVNAAVNTAMVAQALDWLAPQADERVLDLFCGLGNFALPLATQVREVVAVEGVQAMVDRAASNAVSNNLHNVRFFQADLSQPLAGSDWAVEGFCAVLLDPPRDGAFEVVRGMSALGAKRLVYVSCNPATLARDAVELIKQGYRLKRAGILDMFPQTAHVEAMALFEAS comes from the coding sequence ATGGCTAAGAAACCCACCGGCCTGCGCTTTCAACCCGCAGGCGGTCAGCGTGCCGTGCAAGTGCCGACGGGCAAGAAGCAGCGTTTGACCATCGAACGCTTGAGCAACGATGGCCGCGGCGTGGCCTTCCTGGAGGGGCGCACCTGGTTTGTGACGGGTGCCCTGGCCGGTGAAGACGTCGATGTGCGCGTGCTCAACGCCCATGGCAAAGTGGTGGAGGCGCGCACCGAAAAAGTGCATGCAGCCAACCCGATGCGTCGGCCCGCACCTTGCGCGCGTGCCGATGTGTGCGGTGGCTGCAGCGTGCAGCACCTGCCCCACGATGAACAACTGGCCCTGAAACAGCGCATGCTCGCCGAGCAATTGCAGCGCGCCGGCAACATCGTGCCCGAACAGTGGGCACAGCCTTTGGTCGGCCCCGAGCTTGGCTACCGCCGCCGTGCCCGCATCGCCGTGCGATGGGACGTCAAGGCCAAACGCCTGGACGTGGGCTTTCGTGCCAAGGCCAGCCAGGACATCGTCGCCATCGACGACTGCCCGGTGTTGGTACAGCCCTTGCAGCCAATCATGCGTGGCTTGCCTGAGCTGTTGCGCCGCTTCAGCAAGCCGCAAGTCATTGGGCACGTTGAATTGTTTGCCGGTACGGCACTGGCCGTGCTGCTACGCCATACCGCGCCGTTGAACGATCATGATCTAAACGTCTTGAAACAGTTTTGCGCCGAACACGGCGCACAGCTGTGGTTGCATGGCGACGGTGAGCCGGCGCCGCAGGACCCCAACCAGCCCCTGGGCTTTGCCTTGGAGCCCTGGCACCTGACGCTGGCCTACCGCCCGGGCGATTTCGTCCAGGTGAACGCCGCCGTCAACACGGCCATGGTCGCCCAGGCGCTGGATTGGCTGGCGCCGCAGGCCGATGAGCGGGTGCTGGACCTGTTTTGTGGGCTTGGCAATTTCGCCCTGCCGCTGGCCACCCAGGTGCGCGAAGTGGTGGCGGTCGAGGGTGTGCAGGCCATGGTGGATCGGGCTGCATCGAATGCCGTCAGTAATAATTTGCATAACGTGCGTTTTTTTCAAGCCGATTTATCGCAGCCCCTGGCGGGCAGCGATTGGGCTGTAGAAGGCTTTTGTGCGGTACTCTTGGACCCACCGCGAGACGGTGCGTTTGAGGTGGTGCGAGGGATGTCTGCCCTGGGTGCCAAGCGATTGGTATATGTGTCCTGCAACCCGGCAACTTTGGCTCGCGATGCGGTCGAATTGATCAAGCAGGGCTACCGGTTAAAACGTGCCGGAATTCTCGATATGTTTCCGCAAACCGCGCATGTCGAGGCGATGGCGTTATTTGAAGCGAGCTAG
- the cysM gene encoding cysteine synthase CysM, protein MTLQYPTIADCVGNTPLVRLQRLAGDTTNTLLLKLEGNNPAGSVKDRPALSMITRAEARGQIQPGDTLIEATSGNTGIALAMAAAIKGYQMILIMPDNSTAERKAAMTAYGAQLILVTREEGMEGARDLAERMQAQGHGKVLDQFANGDNPEAHYVSTGPEIWRQTGGQITHFVSSMGTTGTIMGVSRYLKEQNPAVQIVGLQPMEGSAIPGIRRWPHEYLPKIYQADRVDRIVDMAQSEAEDVTRRLAREEGIFCGVSSGGAVAAMLRLSQELENATLVAIICDRGDRYLSSGIFDAPN, encoded by the coding sequence ATGACCCTGCAGTACCCTACCATCGCCGATTGCGTCGGCAACACGCCGCTGGTGCGCTTGCAGCGCCTGGCCGGTGACACCACCAATACCTTGCTGCTCAAGCTGGAAGGGAACAACCCGGCCGGCTCCGTCAAGGATCGCCCGGCGCTGTCGATGATTACCCGTGCCGAGGCGCGTGGGCAGATCCAGCCCGGCGACACGCTGATCGAGGCCACTTCCGGCAACACCGGCATTGCCTTGGCCATGGCCGCGGCGATCAAGGGTTACCAGATGATCCTGATCATGCCGGACAACTCCACCGCCGAGCGCAAGGCGGCGATGACCGCCTACGGCGCGCAACTGATCCTGGTCACCCGCGAGGAGGGCATGGAAGGCGCCCGTGATCTGGCCGAGCGCATGCAGGCCCAGGGGCATGGCAAGGTGCTGGACCAGTTCGCCAATGGCGACAACCCCGAGGCCCACTACGTGAGCACGGGCCCGGAGATCTGGCGCCAAACCGGCGGGCAGATCACCCATTTCGTCAGCTCAATGGGCACCACCGGTACCATCATGGGCGTGTCGCGCTACCTCAAGGAGCAGAACCCGGCGGTGCAGATCGTTGGCCTGCAACCGATGGAAGGCTCGGCCATCCCCGGCATCCGCCGCTGGCCCCACGAATACCTGCCCAAAATCTACCAGGCCGACCGCGTCGATCGCATCGTCGACATGGCCCAGAGCGAGGCTGAAGACGTGACCCGTCGCTTGGCTCGCGAAGAGGGCATTTTCTGTGGCGTGTCTTCGGGCGGCGCAGTGGCAGCGATGTTGCGCCTGTCTCAGGAACTGGAGAACGCGACCCTCGTGGCGATCATTTGCGACCGTGGCGACCGTTACCTGTCGAGCGGCATTTTCGATGCGCCCAACTGA